The DNA region CAATTGGAGTTGAATTTACTCATATAAGATTACTTGCTAGAGCATTCACTGATCGTAGTATTGGATATACAAATTTAACACTTGGATCAAATCAGCGATTAGAATTTCTTGGTGATACTGTTCTTCAACTTATTGTCTCGGAatatctttataaattttttcctgAACATCATGAGGgtcatttatcattattacgaAGTTCATTGGTTAACAATAAAACTCAAGCAGTTGTTTGTGATGATCTTGGTATGACACAATATGCACTCTATGGTAATCCAAAAGctgaattaaaaacaaaagacaGAGCTGATTTGCTTGAGGCATTTTTAGGTGCACTTTATGTTGACAAAGGTCTAACTCATTgtcttattttttgtaatgttTGTTTCTTTCCTCGATTGCaagattttattatgaatCAAGATTGGAATGATCCAAAAAGTAAACTTCAACAGTGTTGTCTAACACTAAGAACAATGGATGGTGGTGAACCAGATATACCTGTTTACAAAGTTATTGAATGCAAAGGACCAACAAATACTCGTGTATATACTGTTGCTGTTTATTTTCAAGGTAAACGACTTGCTAAAGCATCTGGACACAGTATTCAAGAAGCTGAAATGAATTCAGCAAAAGAAGCACTTGAAAAATCACAAGATTTATTTCCTCAACTTGATCATCAAAAACGTGTTATTGCTAAAAGTATGAAAATGCAACAGTGGCCAAGAACAAAACCAAAACAATATGAAAGAagaaattatgatgatgatcaaaCAAAACAAAGAAGTCGTAGTTGTgataagtataaaaattatgatagtaAATCACGTGATCgttatgataattatgatagtCGTAGAAGAAGTGAAAAACACAGTGAATCAACAATGAGTCTTGATtctattgataaaacaaatcaTAAACGTAAAAGATCAAGTGATAGAACATCTGACGAAGATGATAATTCAAGAAGATATCATGAAAAACGACCACGTagacaatattttaatgataaaaatataaatagtgaTGACGATAATATTCCTGAACAATATAAAACATCAAATATCATGAcaaatgtttaataaacatgattaatataattatttaaacttttaattgtttatttacaaaataaaaaaaaaataacagtatttatttttgattatttaaagattCATTTGAGTTTTTTGGctcttgattaaaataatcacGTAATATTGGATCATCTTGTTTGAATATATGTCTGTGTCTTGCTAATGTACGTCTAGATCTTAATATACAATCAGATATATAAGGAAGAGTCCAATCACGCTTTATAAGTGCTGCATTTAGATTAAATACCCCGTACTGGAAACATTGCAGCTTAGTACATGTTGCTGTTGTTCTTGCTTCAATACCAAGAGCATGAATTatagatttaataaataaatcatcctCGTTTATGCATACAATTtctgttgaaataatttatcattaattattattcatttaaaaatatataattttagctAACAACAAAATTACCTAGAGTAAATTCTGGAGGATTAAAATCAAtacattttattgaataaaccaTAGGAATTCTGTCATCGTCTGGTCTTATTGGTCCTTGAACAGCTAATTCATAAGCAGTCTGTGATTGAATATGAACACCAGATactctaaataaataaaattaaaattaattaagtatCTTTGAGCAATATATAGttatacaacaataaaaaatttaaacttactcaaacatttttctttgatgAGATGATTGCATTGAAGCTGATATCATATCCAAGTGATGTCTCTTGACATGTTGGTAACTtgatttttctaatattttaccatcaataaaataattatcagttGCTTGTCCTAAAATTCCATGTACTTTAAAAAATCTCATTGGTTTtgattctttaatttttttaatcaatccACAGCCTTTGTTAAGTCCTAAAAGTAGTATTCCTGACATATCAGTTGACATATCATGTGCTTCTTTAATTCGAAAGTCTTCAGGTTGATAACGAGGACCAACAACCAGGGGATGATCAGCATAACTTTGCTCAACATTAACTGTTAATTTTGAATCTGTTTCACCTTCAATACGTACAAAGTTTTCTGGTGGACGTACTTCAAGTTCAGTCatgtctaaaaattaatttgttagtAATATATCATCATTGTTGTTTTTGGTTGTTTTGAAATTTACCTCTACAGATATTCCtgagtattttttgtttagtttTAATTCTTGATTCACCAGCTGGtttataaacacaaaataCACCATTTAAACCTTTAAATACTTCTTCAgcatttgatgttttttttattatgtagttagataattttattacagtaGACATATTTTACTTGAGtgttttttaatgatattaatatttttatgacttgtcaaatttaatttcaattttaaatattattgtttttaataaaacttttttgttcttcctaaaacaaaatataattttttacagattTAAATTAGGGAGTAAAGAGATccttgtaataaataaatgtatttttttattttttacaaattaacacatggtatttatttatatacatacactAGTACATATTACATATGTACACACACCGATATATGCACACATAGAAAATTGGCAGCACTAGGTAGGTTGAATTTTCGATTAAGGACTATTGCTTAACATACCTTAAAtagttgtttaattttttctagacttttaatagaaaatatattattttacacaagATGAATCCATAAAAGgtaataataactaataaaaataaaaatatcaatccaaaaatttaatattcattcaattatatatatttatactttttatagataataaaaaacaaaactaaaattaaaaaaaacacataatatttaagtgaaaattttgtaacgttaaacataaattagtaaaactgtacattttttaaatcttttaaaattatgcttctatttatttatccttATCCTTGTCAgagtcatcatcatcatctgaacttgtatttaaatttaaaatagctGATATAACAATagtaatattatcaacaattgatgcAAGTCTTGTTggtatttttgtttcaaaaactctaaatatttgtttttttttattaaaacgatGAACTTGTTTACTACCAATGTCTTTTAAACATTCAGCTAATACATTAATCATATTAGAAATAACTTGTTGACATCTGTGTGCTGAATACTCTTTAAACATAACAGATAAAAAACTATATGATAAATCTTGTTTTAACCAAATACTTGTCATGATAATTCTATCTCTTGTATTCATTCGGCTACTTGTCTgttcaaatttataatcatttgatgttttaacaatttttgcaattttattgaGCACAGCAAATGATTCAATACCAGTTGCTACTTTCAACTCACTATCACTGGTGATGAATCTTGTAAATTTTGGTACAATGTCATCAGTATTTACTTGCATTTGAGCATCTTTTACAGATTTTGGTGGAACAACAGTTGGCGTTATAAATGATGGAgaaattgcaaaataaatttgattcaaTGGAGGAATTACAGGAATATTTTCAACAGTTTTAGATGATTCTTCAGTTGTTTCAATGTCggttaattttatcaatgatggatcttctttatttttatctgttaAAAGTATTTCTGTCTTGACATCAATAACATCTTCATTCTCACAACTAATATCATGTTCTTCTGGTACAATcatttcttcatcttcttctaaattttcatcattttcttcCTCTGATTGATCAGAGCGTGTCTTATTCATTTTACCAATTTCACAATTTTTCAATGCctcttgattaattaaattatgtttaggtattgctgttttttttaaatgtcttcGAGTTGTATGAACATCtgcaaatgaaataataaaatataatagctgttattacaattgttaattatatttttttacctggTAGTATGTAATCATCTCTTGAAAAATGTAATGAACAAATTCTTGTTGAACGAGttacttgttttaatttacaagCTTCTTTCCATGCTTTACATCTATCAACTTTTTCTACACGaccaaatgaattaataacacTGACAAATGATTCATTTTCTTTTGGAAAAGTATGATaacgtaaatttaaatttttatctgaaCGTGAACGACAGATTTCTATACAACAACGTTGTCTGCTTGATGAACGACGAGCAGCAAATATTCCAAattccattatttttatttattttcttttaattcatgttagaaatatttgttattaaactAATGTAAATAAAGTCTACATTACAGTCATTGACATTTGACAATTGACAGTCACTAGGCATAAGcagtaattgttttaattttaatgttgtaCAATTCGATATTTCTTGCCATTTCTTACATACTTGATACAACTTGATACCAGA from Aphidius gifuensis isolate YNYX2018 linkage group LG5, ASM1490517v1, whole genome shotgun sequence includes:
- the LOC122857745 gene encoding mitochondrial mRNA pseudouridine synthase Trub2 gives rise to the protein MSTVIKLSNYIIKKTSNAEEVFKGLNGVFCVYKPAGESRIKTKQKILRNICRDMTELEVRPPENFVRIEGETDSKLTVNVEQSYADHPLVVGPRYQPEDFRIKEAHDMSTDMSGILLLGLNKGCGLIKKIKESKPMRFFKVHGILGQATDNYFIDGKILEKSSYQHVKRHHLDMISASMQSSHQRKMFEVSGVHIQSQTAYELAVQGPIRPDDDRIPMVYSIKCIDFNPPEFTLEIVCINEDDLFIKSIIHALGIEARTTATCTKLQCFQYGVFNLNAALIKRDWTLPYISDCILRSRRTLARHRHIFKQDDPILRDYFNQEPKNSNESLNNQK
- the LOC122857740 gene encoding uncharacterized protein LOC122857740 — translated: MEFGIFAARRSSSRQRCCIEICRSRSDKNLNLRYHTFPKENESFVSVINSFGRVEKVDRCKAWKEACKLKQVTRSTRICSLHFSRDDYILPDVHTTRRHLKKTAIPKHNLINQEALKNCEIGKMNKTRSDQSEEENDENLEEDEEMIVPEEHDISCENEDVIDVKTEILLTDKNKEDPSLIKLTDIETTEESSKTVENIPVIPPLNQIYFAISPSFITPTVVPPKSVKDAQMQVNTDDIVPKFTRFITSDSELKVATGIESFAVLNKIAKIVKTSNDYKFEQTSSRMNTRDRIIMTSIWLKQDLSYSFLSVMFKEYSAHRCQQVISNMINVLAECLKDIGSKQVHRFNKKKQIFRVFETKIPTRLASIVDNITIVISAILNLNTSSDDDDDSDKDKDK